AATCTGATAGAAATGTAACCAATCATAATCGGCATCATATAAAGCATAACCTTTTGAGTTTTAGCATTAGGATCATCCGGATTCATCGAACTGTTAGCCATTGTAAATTTCTGCGAAATAAATGTAAATAAAGCAGCCAGAATCGGTAAAACATAAATAGGATCCGGACTGTTTAAATTATCAATCCATAAAAATGACATATTGACTGAATCGATCATTCCATTTGAAAATACCCAGGTTTCAGGCGCTCTCAAAGTTCCATAAAGACCAATTAAAATAGGAAACTGAAGTAATAAAGGCAGACAACCCGCAGCCGGATTAACTTTATAAACCTTATAAAGCTTTAGCGTTTCTTCATTTAGTTTTTCTTTATTATTCTTGTATTTCTTATTTAATTTCTGTAACTCAGGCTGAAGCCTTTGCATATCCTTCATGGATTTGGTCTGCTTGATGTTAAGTGGCAACAGCAAAAGTTTTACGATAATCGTAAAGACAATGATTGAGACACCATAATTACCAATCAGATTATAAAGCTGCAAAAGCAAAAAGCCAAAAATCTGGTATAAAAAATCCATTTAACAACTCCTTCATTTTGACATCAGGGAAGTGGATCATATCCTCCAGGATTAAAGGGATGACAA
This genomic interval from Eubacteriaceae bacterium ES3 contains the following:
- a CDS encoding YidC/Oxa1 family membrane protein insertase, which gives rise to MDFLYQIFGFLLLQLYNLIGNYGVSIIVFTIIVKLLLLPLNIKQTKSMKDMQRLQPELQKLNKKYKNNKEKLNEETLKLYKVYKVNPAAGCLPLLLQFPILIGLYGTLRAPETWVFSNGMIDSVNMSFLWIDNLNSPDPIYVLPILAALFTFISQKFTMANSSMNPDDPNAKTQKVMLYMMPIMIGYISIRLPAGVALYWVVQNIFTFVQQFVMMRIPEPEISPEEAERRVQEAEKERKADLAAKRSGMSQQDNQNDKPERKEPLTKPATKKKIKSNNRNESRKKPVSEIPERDDDKA